One region of Ictalurus punctatus breed USDA103 chromosome 6, Coco_2.0, whole genome shotgun sequence genomic DNA includes:
- the LOC108266250 gene encoding putative methyltransferase DDB_G0268948, producing MAHRLFEEKYHASIYQKYRLIPPDRVTRLILEYLNKKKGPPHELAVDLGCGTGQNTRLLAPHFQKVVGIDISECQVEEARAVPGFANVTYRSGPAEELPFPDGSVDLLTAASAAHWFDTERFLKEAARVLKPHGCMALLGYTDEYNLHYGSCGDKLNNVFAEVKKVIKPYASPQLAVAESRLQPLLDAIPFPDKERIERIPLKMEMTVAGAVGMVESYSFCQTYFKKDPQAAAALLESMRTRLLEEMGISSPDTKLEFTTDFYCVLACKPQ from the exons ATGGCCCACAGGCTGTTTGAGGAGAAATACCATGCCTCGATTTACCAAAAGTATCGCCTAATTCCACCTGATAGAGTTACAAGGCTCATTCTGGAGTACCTGAACAAAAAG AAAGGACCTCCTCATGAGCTTGCTGTGGACCTGGGCTGTGGGACGGGACAGAACACTCGTCTGCTCGCTCCTCACTTCCAGAAAGTGGTGGGCATTGATATCAGCGAGTGCCAGGTGGAGGAAGCCCGGGCAGTGCCAGGGTTTGCCAATGTCACCTACAG GTCAGGTCCAGCTGAAGAGCTGCCGTTTCCTGATGGCTCTGTGGATTTACTGACTGCAGCATCTGCAGCGCACTGGTTTGATACTGAGCGTTTCCTGAAGGAGGCAGCACGCGTGTTGAAGCCTCATGGCTGTATGGCTCTTCTGGGCTACACTGACGAGTACAACCTGCATTATGGCTCCTGTGGTGACAAACTGAACAATGTCTTTGCAGAG GTGAAGAAGGTTATCAAACCGTATGCTAGTCCTCAGTTGGCGGTGGCCGAAAGTAGATTGCAGCCTTTATTAGATGCTATACCCTTCCCTGACAAAGAGAG GATTGAAAGAATTCCACTGAAGATGGAGATGACGGTTGCAGGTGCCGTCGGCATGGTGGAGTCTTACTCCTTTTGTCAGACCTACTTTAAGAAAGATCCCCAAGCTGCAGCTGCTCTTTTAGAGTCAATGAGGACACG GCTTCTAGAGGAAATGGGCATCTCATCACCTGACACTAAGTTAGAGTTCACGACAGACTTCTATTGTGTGCTGGCATGCAAACCACAGTGA
- the LOC108266245 gene encoding putative nuclease HARBI1, with product MEYMYFLRRRRYKERVYRRWSSFLGLTEEECQEKLHLSSGMVLEICRLVADDVANPSGPSALPVAVKVTAALAFFANGSFQNTLGLVTGVSQSAISCAIHVVSSSLVRHAAYYIVFPAASESQLRTKQDFMSKYGLPGVLGSIDCTHVQLRAPSTEPLSYVNRLGVYSINIQVVCDANCLVTHVYANYPGSSHDSFILANSVIPTVFQRGSLDGWLIGDDGYPLKPWLLTPYITPTTRKQHVFNSVLNRARSVIERTFGMLKMRFKCLDRSGGTLQYSPKNVSAFFVACCVLHNIATHHGCHFDLTEEALQDLRKREAELHEPYEETGEQLTEAWEGRDKLAAQLVLQVNEAPQED from the coding sequence ATGGAGTACATGTATTTTCTACGAAGGCGGAGATACAAGGAGCGTGTATATCGTCGCTGGAGCTCCTTTCTTGGCTTGACTGAGGAGGAATGCCAGGAAAAGTTGCACCTCTCCAGTGGCATGGTTTTAGAGATATGCCGCCTAGTTGCAGATGATGTGGCCAATCCGTCAGGCCCCAGTGCTCTCCCTGTGGCCGTGAAAGTCACAGCAGCTCTTGCCTTCTTTGCTAATGGTTCCTTCCAGAACACCTTGGGCTTGGTGACAGGTGTAAGCCAGTCAGCTATCAGTTGTGCTATACATGTCGTTTCTTCCAGTCTAGTCCGTCATGCTGCATATTATATAGTCTTCCCTGCCGCATCTGAGAGCCAGCTCAGAACTAAGCAAGATTTCATGTCTAAATATGGATTACCTGGGGTTTTAGGTTCAATAGACTGCACACACGTGCAGCTGCGTGCACCCTCTACCGAACCTCTTAGTTATGTGAATCGATTGGGAGTGTACTCCATTAACATCCAGGTCGTGTGTGATGCAAACTGCTTGGTGACACATGTTTATGCCAATTATCCAGGATCTTCACATGACTCATTTATCCTGGCCAATTCTGTTATTCCTACAGTGTTTCAGAGGGGCAGCCTGGATGGGTGGTTGATAGGTGATGATGGCTATCCTTTGAAGCCGTGGCTGCTTACACCATACATTACACCAACAACCAGAAAGCAGCATGTTTTCAACAGTGTTTTGAATAGGGCCAGGTCAGTGATTGAGCGAACTTTTGGAATGTTAAAAATGCGTTTCAAGTGTTTGGACCGTTCAGGTGGTACATTACAGTACAGCCCCAAGAATGTCAGTGCGTTCTTTGTGGCATGCTGTGTACTTCACAACATTGCCACACACCATGGATGTCATTTTGACCTTACTGAGGAGGCATTACAGGACttaagaaagagagaagcagagCTTCATGAACCATATGAGGAGACTGGAGAGCAGCTAACTGAAGCATGGGAGGGACGGGACAAGCTAGCTGCACAGCTGGTTCTACAAGTAAATGAGGCACCACAGGAGGATTAA
- the LOC108266251 gene encoding uncharacterized protein LOC108266251: protein MAHRLFEEKHHASIYQKYRIIPPDRVLELILEYLNKKKGASHELAVDLGCGTGQNTRLLAPHFQKVVGIDVSECQVEEARAVPGFANVTYRSGPAEELPFPDGSVDLLTAASAAHWFDTERFLKEAARVLKPHGCMALLGYTDQFSLCYGSCGDKLNNICAEVKKVIKPYSTPPVVLADSRLQALFEAIPFPDKERIERIPLKMEMTVAGAVGFVESFSFCQTYFKKDPQAAAALLESMMKRLLEEMGVSSPDTKLEFTTDFYCVLACKPQ from the exons ATGGCTCACAGACTGTTTGAGGAGAAACACCATGCGTCAATTTACCAAAAGTATCGCATAATTCCACCTGATAGGGTTCTGGAGCTTATTCTGGAGTACCTGAACAAAAAG AAAGGAGCTTCTCACGAACTTGCTGTGGACCTGGGCTGTGGGACGGGACAGAACACTCGTCTGCTCGCCCCTCACTTCCAGAAAGTGGTGGGCATTGATGTCAGCGAGTGCCAGGTGGAGGAAGCCCGGGCAGTGCCAGGGTTTGCCAATGTCACCTACAG GTCAGGTCCAGCGGAAGAGCTGCCGTTTCCTGATGGCTCTGTGGATTTACTGACTGCAGCATCTGCAGCGCACTGGTTTGATACTGAGCGTTTCCTGAAGGAGGCAGCACGCGTGTTGAAGCCTCATGGCTGTATGGCTCTTCTGGGCTACACTGACCAGTTCAGCCTGTGCTATGGCTCCTGTGGTGACAAACTGAACAATATCTGTGCAGAG GTGAAAAAGGTTATCAAACCGTATTCTACTCCTCCGGTGGTGCTAGCTGACAGTAGACTACAAGCTTTATTTGAAGCTATACCTTTCCCTGACAAAGAGAG GATTGAAAGAATTCCTCTGAAGATGGAGATGACGGTTGCAGGCGCAGTTGGCTTTGTGGagtctttctctttttgtcaGACCTACTTTAAGAAAGATCCCCAAGCTGCAGCTGCTCTTTTAGAGTCAATGATGAAACG GCTTCTAGAGGAAATGGGCGTCTCATCACCTGACACTAAGTTAGAGTTCACGACGGACTTCTATTGTGTGCTGGCATGCAAACCACAGTGA